The genomic segment ATCATCCTGAGCATTTTGTTAGCCGTGGCAATAATAGCTACCTTAACCGGTTTACCTTCATTAATTTTCCGAAGGTAAAAGTCTCTAAGAATTGGATTTAAGGGACCGCTAGCCCTGTTACTAATCCCCGCTACAGTGGCTTGATAAATTGCTTTTCTAAGATAGGGTGACCCTCTCTTAGAGATCTTGTTATTACTCGATTTAAACTTTCCCGATTCAAATACAGATGGATCAATGCCTGAAAAGGCGACCAACTGTTTTGCACTGGGGAATCTTTTAATATCACCAATTTCAGCAAGAATGGTGGTGGCTGTAGCCTCTCCTACGCCAGGGATAGAACGGAGAAGAGGATAATCAGAGGAGAAGTTTGCCCAAAAAACCATTTGAGCCCGTATGTCAGTCAGAATGTTTTGTTGGGATAGGAGGAGTTCAATGTACATCCTTAAAACCCGTATATTTGACTGTTGGGCCCGGTTAAAAGGCAAACTTTCCTTAGCAGCCAATATGAGTTCATCGGTCTTTAATTCGTTCCAGTCTCTTGATTTCTTTGCAGGCTTAAGACACTCGATAATTTGCTCCCGTTCTGCGGATAAAATTGCTTTTGGCGATGGAAAGGTAGAAAGAACTCGTAAAGCAGTAGGACTACATAAGTGAGCAAATACGGATTCAAACTTAGGAAAAACAAGATCTAAAACGGAGCGAAACTTAAGTTGGGTTTCAGTATAAAGTGTATTAAAGCTATCATATTGCCGACAGAGGTTCTGCAATTCCAAGATGTGATCCTCAACAGGTTTGGCTTCAATAAATTCATTCAAATAATAAACCTGAGCAATCCGATTCGCATCAATGGGGTCAGTCTTAACCTTGCGGACGGATTTCTTTTTTTCAGCATGAGTTTGGAGAGGATTAAGAACGATCACTTTATAACCCGCATCTTGAAAGTAAGCGGTAATAGGCTTGGAATAGTTACCCGTTGCTTCCATAACTACATGAGGGCGTTTACCAGTTTCACTTTCAAGTTTAATAAGCTTATCTGTTAACCTGGACATATCACTCGGAGAATGCAAGAAAGGAAAAGGTTTGGAAACAGACTCTTGATATCCTTTAAACAAAGCAGCTACACTCTTAGACTTAGAAATATCAATACTTAACACAGGAACATCAATCATGAAAAACCTCCTCTTTTACCGGGTTCCATCTTTAACAACCACCTTTAGGTTCGCGTTGTGATACGGGCTCAAGGCCCAACCAGCTCAATCAAAGTATTGGTGCCAAAGAGGGTGTGAACACTTTATGCGACGGGATCTAGGTCCCAACACGGCATACGTTCTTTACCCAGTTTTTTTTAAGTATAAAGGAAAATAAAAGAAAAATGGTCCATACCCAGATTGAACTGGTTATGAACCTATAATACTAACACGGCATTCACGAAACTGGCTAAGATGAAGGTAGTATGGTGCTTCGTGAATACCCAGAACGTTAAATGAAATTGGTTGCAAAGACCGCACCGTCCTGGCGCGGAAAATAAAAGGGAGTACACTGGTAGGGCATGAAGGCTTAAAAATTGGAGGTTTATAGATGAATAAATTATTGTATTTCCCTTATATCTCTATACCAAATTCACAATGGTTAATCCAAACGTTATTATATTGGGATGAAGTAGCATCTATAGTGCCATTTGAATATGCACGTAGGACAAACTGCCTTGATTCTCATATGCAATTATTAATTAGAGAAGAATTGGTAAAGCAGATCTTTCCTGAACAATATATCTTTAGATTTAATGATTTTACATACAACTTTCTTAAATACGTTGATACTGATCCAGTGATTCGAAGTATTTCTGACTTAGGGAAAAGGGGTTTGATTGGTAAAAATAAATTATTAATAAAAACTGAGAAGGTCCATATGGCAAAACTGAGTGATATCGGTTATGAATTGGTTGAAAGAGGTCTAGCTAAAGATAAAGGTAGATGGTTTGAAATTGAAAGTTATACTGCTAAATCATTTATGACGTATTTAGCATTTCTACTAGGCCAAGAAACCGGCTTTGTACCATCTACAGATACATATAATGGATTTTCAAATTTATTAACTCATAAAGAAAATAGTAGGAAAGCTACAATATCTAATAGAGTTAGAGATGAACTAAGAGCGCAAATTCTTAATAAAATCTTGCCTGTGCCAAGATATATTGAGAATTTTGCGGATATTCTAAGATTTAAGCATAAAAATCATGATGAGTTAGAAAGATATAGAAATTTTATTGAGTCTTTTATTATTGATATTGATGCAGTCAGCGACGAATTAAAGAAAGAGAGAACCAATAGATTTATAGAAGAAGCAGAAGATAAGATCAGATATTTGAAAGAACAAATGAGCTTTTTTGGTGGAATAAAAAATTTTGATTTCGTTACTCTATGCTCACTAAGTTCAACCATATATCCAATTATATCTGGAATTGAAAATAGAAATACCTTTGAATTAATCGGAGCAGTTCCTGGTTTGCTTGGTGCGATATATTCAACAATACGAAGTAATAATATTGATGAACTTAGACGTGAACCATTAGCTTATGCTGCTTTATCAGGTTCAAGAAATACATTTTTCAGAAGAAGAGCTCAGGGCTATGAAGAATTCTAGGGTCGCCGTCCATGGCGACTTCTGAATATGGGGGCGACCAACTTCACTAAACAAGGCGTTCCCGTGACTTTGTCAATATGAATGTGATATGACACTACGGGAAAGCCCGCACGTTAGACGTAATTAGTAATGAAAGCGATGAAGCGGAATTATGTATAAGAATAATGCACTTTATTATTTATACTCCTTAAAGGAAATAGGTTTGATGGACGAGTATTCTGATAAACACTTTATTATACAAGCCATGAATGGTAATTTGGATTTCTTTGAAAGATATCCATATGTGGCTTCTAAGAGTTTAAATATAACCAATGGACTAGACTTAGCAAATACTTTCTTAA from the Desulfitobacterium metallireducens DSM 15288 genome contains:
- a CDS encoding IS110 family transposase, which produces MIDVPVLSIDISKSKSVAALFKGYQESVSKPFPFLHSPSDMSRLTDKLIKLESETGKRPHVVMEATGNYSKPITAYFQDAGYKVIVLNPLQTHAEKKKSVRKVKTDPIDANRIAQVYYLNEFIEAKPVEDHILELQNLCRQYDSFNTLYTETQLKFRSVLDLVFPKFESVFAHLCSPTALRVLSTFPSPKAILSAEREQIIECLKPAKKSRDWNELKTDELILAAKESLPFNRAQQSNIRVLRMYIELLLSQQNILTDIRAQMVFWANFSSDYPLLRSIPGVGEATATTILAEIGDIKRFPSAKQLVAFSGIDPSVFESGKFKSSNNKISKRGSPYLRKAIYQATVAGISNRASGPLNPILRDFYLRKINEGKPVKVAIIATANKMLRMIYGILSSQQPFSISN